One region of Paraburkholderia acidiphila genomic DNA includes:
- a CDS encoding lactate permease LctP family transporter has product MQPWYQIYTPLGSLWLSALVAAIPILFFFVALAGLRMKGHVAAAITLLLALAVAIFEYGMPVRQALVSAGFGFAYGIWPIAWIIVTAVFLYKIVVKTGQFEIIRASVLSITDDQRLQLLLIGFSFGAFLEGAAGFGAPVAITSALLVGLGFEPLYAAGLCLIANTAPVAFGAMGIPIIVAGQVTGIDPFLIGAMAGRQLPLLSLFVPFWLVFIMDGKRGVKETWPAALVAGGSFAVTQYFTSNHIGPELPDITSALVSLVALAAFLNVWQPRRAMQGTSVKVSGGAAALGGFGGGAGGSRAAASSRKASPYSIAQTVRAWSPFILLTAIVTVWSVKPFKALFAAKGPLAGTILSLHVPGLDQLVVRTAPIVASPKPYEAVFKLDWLSAVGTAIMITAILSAILLRMKPRAAVAAFCETLGELRRPVLSIGLVLAFAFVANYSGMSSTLALALAGTGAAFPFFSPFLGWLGVFLTGSDTSSNALFCSLQHTTAHQINVSDTLLVAANTSGGVSGKMISPQSIAVACAATGLVGKESSLFRFTVRHSLFFAAVVGVVTLIQAYVLTGMIPQ; this is encoded by the coding sequence GTGCAACCCTGGTATCAGATCTACACACCGCTTGGCAGTTTGTGGCTATCCGCGCTCGTCGCCGCCATTCCCATTCTGTTCTTCTTCGTCGCGCTCGCGGGCCTGCGCATGAAGGGCCATGTCGCCGCCGCGATTACCCTGCTGCTCGCGCTCGCCGTGGCGATCTTCGAGTACGGCATGCCCGTGCGCCAGGCGCTCGTTTCCGCGGGCTTCGGCTTTGCCTATGGCATCTGGCCGATCGCGTGGATCATCGTCACCGCGGTGTTCCTCTACAAGATCGTCGTGAAGACGGGGCAATTCGAAATCATCCGCGCCTCGGTGCTCTCGATCACCGACGACCAGCGCCTCCAACTGCTGCTGATCGGCTTCTCGTTCGGCGCGTTCCTCGAAGGCGCGGCGGGCTTCGGCGCGCCGGTGGCGATCACCTCGGCGCTGCTCGTCGGCCTCGGCTTCGAGCCGCTCTACGCCGCCGGTCTGTGCCTCATCGCCAATACCGCGCCGGTCGCGTTCGGCGCGATGGGCATCCCCATCATTGTCGCGGGCCAGGTCACGGGCATCGATCCGTTCCTGATCGGCGCGATGGCCGGCCGCCAGTTGCCGCTGCTCTCGCTCTTCGTGCCGTTCTGGCTCGTCTTCATCATGGACGGCAAGCGCGGCGTGAAGGAAACGTGGCCCGCCGCACTCGTGGCCGGCGGCAGCTTTGCAGTGACGCAGTACTTCACGTCGAACCACATCGGGCCTGAACTGCCGGACATCACCTCGGCGCTCGTGAGCCTCGTTGCGCTCGCCGCGTTCCTCAACGTGTGGCAGCCGCGCCGGGCTATGCAAGGCACGAGCGTGAAGGTGAGCGGCGGTGCAGCGGCGCTGGGCGGCTTCGGCGGCGGCGCAGGGGGCTCGCGCGCGGCCGCTTCGAGCCGCAAGGCATCGCCATACAGCATCGCGCAAACCGTGCGCGCCTGGTCGCCGTTCATTCTGCTCACGGCCATCGTGACCGTGTGGAGCGTCAAGCCGTTCAAGGCGCTGTTCGCCGCGAAGGGTCCGCTCGCGGGCACGATTCTGAGCCTGCACGTGCCGGGTCTCGATCAGCTCGTCGTGCGCACGGCGCCGATCGTCGCCTCGCCCAAGCCCTATGAGGCCGTATTCAAGCTCGACTGGCTCTCCGCTGTCGGCACCGCGATCATGATCACGGCCATCCTCTCCGCGATCCTGCTGCGCATGAAGCCGCGCGCCGCCGTGGCCGCGTTCTGCGAGACGCTCGGCGAACTCCGCCGCCCCGTGCTTTCCATCGGCCTCGTGCTCGCCTTCGCGTTCGTCGCGAACTACTCGGGCATGTCGTCCACGCTTGCCCTCGCGCTTGCGGGAACCGGCGCCGCGTTCCCGTTCTTCTCGCCGTTCCTCGGCTGGCTCGGCGTGTTTCTCACGGGCTCCGATACCTCGTCGAACGCGCTGTTCTGCTCGCTGCAGCACACCACGGCGCATCAGATCAACGTGTCGGACACGCTGCTCGTCGCGGCCAACACCTCGGGCGGCGTGAGCGGCAAGATGATCTCGCCGCAATCGATCGCGGTGGCTTGCGCCGCAACGGGTCTTGTCGGCAAGGAGTCGTCGCTGTTTCGCTTCACCGTGCGTCACAGCCTGTTCTTCGCGGCCGTGGTGGGTGTGGTGACGCTGATTCAGGCTTATGTGCTGACGGGCATGATTCCGCAGTGA
- a CDS encoding LutB/LldF family L-lactate oxidation iron-sulfur protein, protein MSTTTQTPQENTLHFIPTEQFRERARTALDDPQLRKSFRGAMDFLQGKRAAQFPEADELEALRDLGEAVRQHALARLPELLEQLETKLRANGIQVHWAETADEANRIVHAIAQRRAATRVIKGKSMASEEIELNHYLAARGVDCIESDMGEYIVQLAGEKPSHIVMPAIHKTKGDIGHLFEEHIPDTPFTEDVDTLVQTGRRALRRAFVDAQIGLSGVNFAAADTGTLWLVENEGNGRLSTTVPDVHIAIMGMEKVVAKLEHIVPLSSLLTRSATGQPITTYFNLISSPRREGEKDGPREVHLVLLDNGRSQAYADEQLRATLQCIRCGACMNHCPVYTRIGGHAYGTTYPGPIGKIISPHLLGLDATAELPTASSLCGACGEVCPVRIPIPQLLVRLRTEANRAPEENVAHPLRGQGANHSRSEQFIWRFWSGAFAHPRAYRALRWAVTRLRGLAPIQQMGWTQHRTPLKPAPRSLHDLLRERDQPQ, encoded by the coding sequence ATGAGCACGACCACGCAGACACCGCAGGAAAATACGCTGCATTTCATCCCGACCGAGCAATTCCGAGAGCGCGCACGCACGGCGCTCGACGACCCGCAGTTGCGCAAGAGCTTTCGCGGCGCGATGGACTTCCTGCAAGGCAAGCGCGCCGCGCAGTTTCCCGAGGCGGACGAACTCGAAGCGCTCCGAGATCTCGGCGAAGCCGTGCGCCAGCACGCGCTCGCGCGCCTGCCGGAATTGCTCGAGCAACTGGAAACGAAGCTGCGCGCGAACGGCATTCAGGTGCATTGGGCCGAGACCGCCGACGAAGCCAACCGCATCGTCCACGCCATCGCGCAGAGGCGCGCGGCTACGCGCGTGATCAAGGGCAAGTCGATGGCGAGCGAGGAAATCGAGCTCAACCATTACCTCGCGGCGCGCGGGGTCGACTGCATCGAATCGGACATGGGCGAGTACATCGTGCAACTCGCGGGCGAAAAGCCCTCGCACATCGTCATGCCCGCGATCCACAAGACGAAGGGGGATATCGGGCACCTGTTCGAAGAACATATTCCCGATACGCCCTTTACGGAGGACGTGGACACGCTCGTTCAAACGGGCCGCCGCGCGCTGCGCCGTGCCTTCGTGGATGCGCAGATCGGCCTCTCCGGCGTGAACTTCGCCGCCGCCGACACGGGCACGCTCTGGCTCGTGGAAAACGAGGGCAACGGGCGCCTTTCCACCACGGTGCCCGACGTGCATATCGCGATCATGGGCATGGAAAAGGTGGTGGCGAAGCTCGAGCACATCGTGCCGCTTTCGAGCCTGCTCACGCGCTCGGCCACGGGCCAGCCCATCACGACGTATTTCAATCTGATCAGCAGCCCGCGCCGCGAAGGCGAGAAAGACGGCCCGCGCGAAGTGCATCTCGTGCTGCTCGACAACGGCCGCAGCCAGGCCTACGCCGACGAGCAATTGCGCGCCACGTTGCAATGCATTCGCTGCGGCGCATGCATGAACCATTGCCCGGTATACACGCGCATCGGCGGCCATGCGTATGGCACGACGTACCCGGGGCCGATCGGCAAGATCATTTCGCCGCATCTGCTCGGGCTCGACGCGACCGCCGAGTTGCCCACGGCCTCGAGCCTGTGCGGCGCATGCGGCGAAGTCTGCCCGGTGCGCATTCCGATTCCGCAACTGCTCGTGCGCTTGCGTACCGAAGCGAACCGCGCCCCCGAGGAAAACGTTGCGCACCCGCTGCGCGGCCAGGGCGCGAATCACAGCAGAAGCGAGCAATTCATCTGGCGCTTCTGGAGCGGCGCATTCGCACATCCGCGCGCGTATCGCGCGCTGCGCTGGGCCGTGACGCGCCTGCGGGGCCTCGCTCCCATACAGCAGATGGGCTGGACGCAGCATCGCACGCCGCTCAAGCCCGCGCCGCGCAGCCTGCACGATTTGCTGCGCGAACGCGATCAGCCGCAATAG
- a CDS encoding LutC/YkgG family protein, which yields MSARARMLQRLRAHAPAAPATTVDALDARIDAHFAERRAHAPLALNERVAQFQRMLEAAHAEVICASAATWAADLATRLAAAGVRSLLLDTASAEGQALTAALPAAVQARSYAQPIEQWKTELFDTIDAGFTVARSGLAATGTLVVVPDANAPRTVSLVPPLHVALIHARTLHADLHAAVAAERWRGGMPTNLVMISGPSKTSDIQQTTAYGAHGPRALWVVVVTDEDRETSAPHGAAQ from the coding sequence ATGAGCGCGCGTGCGCGCATGCTGCAACGCCTGCGCGCCCATGCACCCGCCGCGCCCGCCACGACAGTCGATGCGCTCGATGCACGCATCGACGCGCATTTCGCCGAGCGCCGCGCGCACGCGCCGCTTGCGCTGAACGAACGCGTCGCGCAGTTCCAGCGCATGCTCGAGGCCGCGCACGCCGAAGTGATCTGCGCGAGCGCCGCCACGTGGGCAGCCGATCTTGCCACGCGCCTGGCAGCAGCGGGCGTGCGCTCCCTGCTGCTCGACACTGCAAGCGCCGAAGGGCAAGCGCTCACGGCAGCGCTTCCGGCAGCCGTGCAGGCGCGCAGCTATGCGCAGCCGATCGAGCAATGGAAGACCGAACTCTTCGACACCATCGACGCAGGCTTCACGGTCGCGCGCTCGGGCCTCGCGGCGACGGGGACGCTCGTGGTCGTGCCCGACGCGAACGCGCCGCGCACGGTCTCGCTCGTGCCGCCCCTGCACGTTGCGCTAATCCACGCGCGCACGTTGCACGCCGACCTGCACGCCGCTGTTGCGGCGGAACGCTGGCGCGGCGGCATGCCCACCAATCTCGTGATGATTTCGGGGCCTTCGAAGACCTCGGACATCCAGCAGACCACCGCGTATGGCGCCCACGGCCCGCGCGCGCTGTGGGTCGTCGTCGTAACGGATGAGGATCGCGAAACGAGCGCGCCGCACGGAGCCGCCCAATGA
- a CDS encoding (Fe-S)-binding protein has protein sequence MKPRQYPTERPTDVYLFATCLVDLFVPQAGLDAVKLLEREGLTVHFPRSQSCCGQPAYSSGNPRQAREVALAQLGLFEKPWPVIVPSGSCAGMMRHHWPALFEDDAANAARAHELSERVYELTEFLVRVLNVDFHAYGAKGAVRQPEERVVLHTSCGARREMGTRVHGVEVVDALPGVTRIDHERESECCGFGGTFSLKHPDISGAMVADKIASACATGCERLVSADCGCLLNIGHAAAHKGAPLAVEHLASFLWRRTGGEAA, from the coding sequence ATGAAGCCACGGCAATACCCCACCGAGCGCCCCACCGACGTCTATCTGTTCGCCACCTGCCTCGTCGACCTGTTCGTGCCGCAAGCCGGTCTCGATGCGGTCAAGCTGCTCGAACGCGAGGGCCTCACGGTCCATTTCCCGCGCAGCCAGAGTTGCTGCGGCCAACCCGCGTACAGCAGCGGCAACCCGCGCCAGGCGCGCGAGGTCGCGCTCGCGCAGCTTGGCCTGTTCGAAAAGCCGTGGCCCGTAATCGTGCCTTCGGGCTCTTGCGCGGGCATGATGCGCCACCACTGGCCCGCGCTGTTCGAGGACGACGCCGCGAACGCCGCGCGCGCCCACGAACTCTCGGAACGCGTGTACGAACTCACGGAATTCCTCGTGCGCGTGCTCAACGTCGATTTCCATGCGTATGGCGCCAAGGGTGCCGTCCGGCAGCCAGAAGAGCGCGTCGTGCTGCATACCTCATGCGGCGCGCGGCGCGAAATGGGCACGCGCGTGCATGGCGTCGAAGTCGTCGATGCGCTGCCGGGCGTCACGCGCATCGACCACGAGCGCGAATCGGAATGCTGCGGTTTTGGCGGCACGTTCTCGCTCAAGCACCCCGACATTTCCGGCGCGATGGTCGCCGACAAGATCGCCTCCGCCTGCGCCACGGGCTGCGAGCGCCTCGTTTCCGCCGACTGCGGGTGCCTCCTGAATATCGGCCACGCAGCGGCGCACAAGGGCGCGCCGCTCGCCGTGGAGCACCTGGCCTCGTTCCTCTGGCGCCGCACCGGCGGGGAGGCCGCATGA
- a CDS encoding FadR/GntR family transcriptional regulator, whose product MRRMETSLLDGTWRAGAKLPSERVLALEYDVARNTVREALQRLAARGLVQSRPGAGVFVTDQLRTGFASPWGQLVADHPALREDILEFRRVLEGATAYFAALRASDEDLARIRALMQELERTREVDDKAAEADTDAKLHEVIAQASHNAMFLHLHTSVLGVLREHITINGTGLRVQNEDAPDQLLLQHRTLCEAIVARRPEEARTAMQTHIDFVRTRVGDEIGWPESGPTSDDTRRAVAARKATRKAPGGVEQKPVTRARRTNAAKVG is encoded by the coding sequence ATGCGCCGCATGGAGACATCGCTGCTCGACGGCACCTGGCGCGCGGGGGCGAAGCTGCCTTCCGAGCGCGTGCTCGCGCTGGAGTACGACGTGGCGCGCAACACGGTGCGCGAGGCGCTCCAGCGCCTGGCCGCACGCGGCCTCGTGCAAAGCAGGCCGGGAGCGGGCGTGTTCGTCACCGATCAGCTGCGTACGGGCTTTGCGTCGCCTTGGGGGCAACTCGTGGCCGATCATCCTGCCTTGCGCGAAGACATTCTCGAATTTCGCCGCGTGCTGGAAGGCGCGACCGCTTATTTCGCAGCCCTGCGCGCGAGCGACGAGGACCTCGCGCGCATTCGCGCGCTGATGCAGGAGCTGGAGCGCACGCGCGAAGTGGACGACAAGGCCGCGGAAGCCGACACCGACGCGAAGCTGCATGAAGTGATCGCGCAGGCATCGCATAACGCGATGTTCCTGCATCTGCACACGAGCGTGCTGGGCGTGCTGCGCGAGCACATCACGATCAACGGCACGGGGCTGCGCGTGCAGAACGAGGACGCGCCGGATCAGCTGCTGCTGCAGCATCGAACGCTTTGCGAGGCGATCGTCGCGCGGCGTCCCGAGGAGGCGCGCACGGCGATGCAGACGCATATCGACTTCGTGCGCACGCGGGTGGGCGACGAGATCGGCTGGCCGGAAAGTGGTCCAACCAGTGACGATACGCGGCGCGCCGTGGCGGCGCGCAAGGCCACTCGCAAGGCGCCGGGCGGCGTAGAGCAAAAGCCAGTGACCCGCGCCCGGCGCACGAACGCTGCTAAAGTCGGTTGA
- a CDS encoding VOC family protein, which yields MNESAAQIVALSAVTLTVNDIARSVPFYEALGFVQRAGPAIPGFASFELGAAAGVCYLNLLEGPHGAVNGWGRVILYVADVDAFYAHALAAGAKPEFAPRDAPWGERYFHLVDPDGHELSFARPLV from the coding sequence ATGAACGAGAGCGCCGCGCAAATCGTGGCATTGAGCGCCGTGACGCTGACCGTCAACGATATCGCGCGGTCGGTGCCGTTTTACGAAGCGCTCGGCTTCGTGCAGAGAGCCGGGCCCGCCATACCGGGCTTCGCGTCGTTCGAGCTGGGCGCTGCGGCGGGCGTCTGCTATCTGAACCTGCTGGAGGGGCCGCACGGCGCGGTGAACGGCTGGGGCCGCGTGATCCTCTACGTCGCCGACGTGGACGCCTTCTACGCCCACGCACTCGCGGCCGGCGCGAAGCCCGAATTCGCGCCGCGCGACGCGCCGTGGGGCGAGCGCTATTTCCATCTCGTCGACCCGGACGGCCACGAGTTGAGCTTCGCCAGGCCGCTCGTCTGA
- the ppk2 gene encoding polyphosphate kinase 2, producing MDAEQQDAQQQEAERHRRRRLDEELIDAYDEELEMEVDDRLQESGLQISDEARALRRVYFRELIRLQGELVKLQDWIVSSGHRLVVIFEGRDAAGKGGVIKRITQRLNPRMCRVAALPAPNNRERTQWYFQRYVQHLPAGGEMVLFDRSWYNRAGVERVMNFCSDDEYEEFFRSVPEFEKMLVRSGIQIVKYWFSITDDEQEVRFQSRIDDPLKQWKLSPMDLESRRRWEAYTHVKEVMLQRSHIPEAPWWVVQGVDKKRARLNCIHHLLSQVPYHEIEHPQVTLPARVHHPDYIRQPVPQEIIIPEIY from the coding sequence ATGGACGCCGAACAACAGGATGCGCAGCAGCAGGAAGCCGAACGGCATCGCCGCCGGCGTCTGGATGAGGAGCTCATCGACGCCTACGACGAAGAGCTCGAAATGGAGGTCGACGACCGGCTGCAGGAAAGCGGCCTGCAGATCAGCGATGAGGCCCGCGCGCTGCGCCGCGTCTATTTCCGCGAGCTGATCCGCCTGCAGGGCGAACTCGTCAAGCTGCAGGACTGGATCGTGAGCTCGGGGCACCGGCTCGTCGTGATCTTCGAAGGGCGTGACGCAGCCGGCAAGGGCGGCGTCATCAAGCGCATCACGCAGCGCCTGAATCCGCGCATGTGCCGCGTGGCCGCGCTGCCCGCGCCGAACAACCGCGAGCGCACACAGTGGTATTTCCAGCGCTACGTGCAGCATTTGCCGGCGGGCGGCGAGATGGTGCTGTTCGACCGCAGCTGGTACAACCGCGCGGGCGTGGAGCGCGTGATGAACTTCTGCTCCGACGACGAGTACGAAGAATTTTTCCGCTCGGTGCCCGAGTTCGAAAAGATGCTCGTGAGGAGCGGCATCCAGATCGTCAAGTACTGGTTCTCGATCACCGACGACGAACAGGAAGTGCGCTTCCAGAGCCGTATCGACGATCCGCTCAAGCAGTGGAAGCTTTCGCCAATGGACCTCGAAAGCCGCCGCCGCTGGGAGGCCTATACGCACGTGAAAGAGGTGATGCTGCAGCGCTCGCATATCCCCGAGGCGCCTTGGTGGGTGGTGCAGGGCGTGGACAAGAAACGCGCGCGCCTGAACTGCATCCATCACTTGCTGAGCCAGGTGCCGTATCACGAGATCGAGCATCCGCAAGTCACGCTGCCGGCGCGCGTGCATCATCCGGATTACATCCGCCAGCCGGTGCCGCAGGAAATCATCATTCCGGAGATTTATTGA
- a CDS encoding inorganic phosphate transporter: MPEFSLSPQPGAAPARGRNVSLLAFLIVIAIGAVYVGMHLADDLSPVRESSAMPWILLGIALLIALGFEFVNGFHDTANAVATVIYTHSLSPNIAVIWSGAWNFLGVLTSTGAVAFGILQLLPVELILQVGSSAGFAMVFALLIAAIIWNLGTWYFGLPSSSSHTLIGSIIGVGLMNQLMHGANGTSGVDWSQALGVGKSLLFSPIVGFLLAGLLLLILKAVVRVPELYSEPKGKEPPPFWIRSLLILTCTGVSFAHGSNDGQKGMGLIMLILIGTVPTAYALNRAVTAEQTQTFIAVAHDATRALERYTNGVAAPAEPRAEVERFIGSRTMSSTTVPAVAALSNQVAEQVRGFGSLAAVPQSVVDNVRNNMYVVSEAIRLLDKQKAVAFSADDAKTINNFRSQIDHATKFIPTWVKVAVAIALGLGTMVGWKRIVVTVGERIGKQHLSYGQGGCAEVVAMVTIGAADVYGLPVSTTHVLSSGVAGTMAANGSGLQWNTVRSLVMAWVLTLPASIVLAGVLYWVFRHVF, encoded by the coding sequence ATGCCAGAATTTTCCCTGTCACCGCAACCGGGCGCCGCCCCCGCGCGCGGGCGCAATGTCAGCCTGCTCGCGTTCCTCATCGTCATCGCCATCGGCGCCGTGTACGTGGGGATGCATCTCGCCGACGACCTCTCGCCGGTGCGCGAAAGCTCGGCGATGCCCTGGATCCTGCTCGGTATCGCGCTCCTCATCGCGCTCGGCTTCGAGTTCGTGAACGGCTTCCACGATACCGCGAATGCGGTCGCAACCGTCATCTATACGCACTCGCTTTCGCCCAATATCGCCGTGATATGGTCGGGCGCCTGGAATTTTCTCGGCGTGCTCACCTCCACCGGCGCGGTGGCCTTCGGCATCCTGCAACTGCTGCCTGTCGAGCTGATCCTGCAGGTGGGCAGCAGCGCGGGCTTCGCCATGGTGTTCGCGCTGCTCATTGCCGCGATCATCTGGAATCTCGGCACGTGGTACTTCGGCCTGCCTTCGTCGAGCTCGCATACGCTGATCGGCTCGATCATCGGCGTGGGTCTCATGAACCAGCTCATGCACGGCGCAAATGGCACGAGCGGCGTGGACTGGAGCCAGGCGCTCGGCGTGGGCAAGTCGCTGCTCTTTTCGCCGATCGTCGGCTTTTTGCTGGCGGGTCTCCTGCTGCTCATCCTCAAGGCCGTCGTGCGCGTGCCCGAGCTCTACTCGGAGCCGAAGGGCAAGGAGCCACCGCCGTTCTGGATCCGCTCGCTGCTCATTCTCACCTGCACGGGCGTGTCGTTCGCGCACGGCTCCAACGATGGCCAGAAGGGCATGGGCCTCATCATGCTGATCCTGATCGGCACGGTGCCCACCGCCTACGCGCTGAACCGCGCCGTGACGGCCGAGCAGACGCAGACGTTCATCGCCGTCGCGCACGACGCCACGCGCGCGCTCGAGCGCTACACGAACGGCGTGGCCGCGCCCGCCGAGCCGCGTGCCGAAGTGGAGCGCTTCATCGGCAGCCGCACGATGTCGAGCACGACCGTGCCCGCGGTCGCTGCGCTGTCGAATCAGGTGGCCGAACAGGTGCGCGGCTTCGGCTCGCTCGCGGCGGTGCCGCAATCGGTTGTCGATAACGTGCGCAACAACATGTACGTGGTTTCCGAAGCGATCCGCCTGCTCGACAAGCAGAAGGCCGTGGCCTTCTCAGCCGACGACGCGAAGACCATCAACAATTTCCGCAGCCAGATCGACCATGCGACGAAATTCATCCCGACGTGGGTGAAAGTGGCCGTGGCGATCGCACTGGGTCTCGGCACGATGGTGGGCTGGAAGCGCATCGTGGTGACGGTGGGCGAGCGCATCGGCAAGCAGCATCTGAGTTACGGCCAGGGCGGCTGCGCAGAAGTCGTGGCAATGGTGACGATCGGCGCGGCGGATGTATACGGCCTGCCGGTCTCGACCACGCACGTGCTCTCCTCGGGCGTGGCGGGCACGATGGCCGCGAACGGCTCTGGCCTGCAATGGAACACCGTGCGCAGCCTCGTGATGGCGTGGGTGCTCACGCTGCCCGCTTCGATCGTGCTGGCGGGGGTGCTTTATTGGGTGTTCAGACACGTGTTCTGA
- a CDS encoding diguanylate cyclase: MPKRVLSLRLLARRWVAARATAATRLIGNYPFFAGLSGTLIATVMAILTYAALYEGRAEELRHAEENSRNLVQLISNDIARNVEIYDLSLQAVVMAAQQPQTWDLPEALRQRVLFDRATTASRLGGAYVIDATGHVKAARSNALTAAEASVSLADRDYFIAQQRDPQAGLIFSKPYHSRLRGGVLAIGLSRRINAPDGTFAGVALLGVRLDYFQHLVERIDLGKGSHLFILMRDGTLLASQPPTLRGITANYADLPNFAIFSRRAAGSYTLRSSLDGVERIYTFAHVDNSPFIVVVAPAMDDVLAGWRRRSYIALVVTTVFGGAWVAVSWMLAFALRDKVVAEGELLRLAVTDPLTGLANRRALDSRLAAEWHHAVREGTPLSVLFFDIDHFKLFNDTYGHAAGDEVLAFVAARIASGTRRATDLAARFGGEEFAVVLPDTPLDAATRVAEKIRKRIESANLTLSGTHHGCVTVSAGCASCNPPQGGSGVKLLAAADRLLYEAKEAGRNQVRSQPWTGEGAQPLVDSEAGTRGRDAPATRG, encoded by the coding sequence ATGCCAAAACGGGTTCTTTCGCTGCGTCTCCTGGCGCGCCGCTGGGTCGCCGCGCGGGCGACGGCGGCGACACGCCTGATCGGTAACTATCCCTTTTTCGCGGGGCTATCCGGCACGCTCATCGCCACGGTCATGGCGATCCTGACCTACGCGGCGCTCTACGAGGGCCGCGCCGAAGAGCTGCGCCACGCCGAGGAGAACTCGCGCAACCTCGTACAGCTCATCAGCAACGACATTGCCCGCAACGTCGAAATTTACGACCTGTCGCTGCAGGCCGTGGTCATGGCCGCGCAGCAGCCGCAAACCTGGGATCTGCCCGAGGCGCTGCGCCAGCGCGTGCTGTTCGACCGCGCGACGACGGCGTCGAGGCTCGGCGGCGCTTATGTGATCGACGCCACAGGGCATGTAAAAGCCGCGCGCAGCAACGCCTTGACCGCTGCGGAAGCCAGCGTTTCGTTGGCCGACCGCGATTACTTCATCGCGCAGCAGCGCGACCCGCAAGCGGGCCTCATCTTTTCGAAGCCGTACCATTCGCGCCTGCGCGGCGGCGTGCTCGCCATCGGCCTCTCGCGCCGCATCAATGCCCCCGACGGCACGTTCGCTGGCGTCGCGCTGCTCGGCGTGCGTCTGGACTACTTTCAGCACCTTGTGGAGCGCATCGATCTGGGGAAGGGCAGCCACCTCTTCATCTTGATGCGCGACGGCACGCTGCTCGCGAGCCAGCCGCCGACGCTGCGCGGCATCACGGCGAACTATGCTGACCTGCCGAATTTCGCGATCTTTTCCCGCCGCGCCGCCGGCAGCTATACGCTGCGGTCCTCGCTCGACGGCGTGGAGCGCATCTACACGTTTGCTCACGTGGACAACTCGCCATTCATCGTCGTCGTGGCGCCCGCCATGGATGACGTGCTCGCTGGCTGGCGGCGGCGCAGCTATATCGCGCTGGTCGTGACCACGGTGTTCGGCGGCGCGTGGGTCGCGGTGTCATGGATGCTCGCGTTCGCTCTGCGCGACAAGGTGGTGGCCGAGGGCGAACTCCTGCGCCTGGCTGTGACCGATCCGCTCACGGGGCTTGCGAATCGCCGCGCGCTCGACAGCCGTCTCGCGGCGGAATGGCATCACGCAGTGCGCGAAGGCACGCCGCTTTCCGTGCTGTTTTTCGATATCGACCACTTCAAGCTCTTCAACGACACCTACGGGCACGCCGCCGGCGACGAGGTGCTGGCCTTCGTGGCCGCGCGCATTGCTTCGGGAACGCGACGCGCAACCGACCTCGCCGCGCGCTTTGGCGGCGAAGAGTTCGCCGTGGTGCTGCCGGACACGCCGCTCGACGCCGCAACGCGCGTCGCGGAGAAGATCCGCAAACGCATCGAATCGGCCAATCTCACGCTAAGTGGTACGCACCATGGGTGCGTGACGGTGAGCGCGGGGTGTGCGAGTTGCAATCCGCCGCAGGGCGGCAGCGGCGTCAAGCTGCTGGCCGCCGCCGACCGCCTGCTGTACGAGGCCAAGGAAGCCGGCCGCAATCAGGTCCGGTCGCAGCCATGGACGGGAGAGGGGGCGCAGCCGCTGGTGGATTCCGAAGCCGGAACCCGAGGCCGCGATGCGCCCGCAACCCGGGGCTGA
- a CDS encoding helix-turn-helix domain-containing protein, which yields MLTRTENLPSVARRMAAGQMLMEGATVNSVADSLHLSAQTVRRYKSIVEDGGLAALQQMSVGGRPSVLDQAALGWIASALHGSAREHGFASDAWTNSRVRELIGRQFGVHYSRVYTWQIVSNLGLGHRLSKSAR from the coding sequence ATGCTTACCCGAACCGAGAACCTGCCGAGCGTCGCGAGAAGAATGGCCGCCGGCCAGATGTTGATGGAAGGCGCGACCGTGAATAGCGTCGCCGACTCACTCCACCTCTCCGCCCAGACGGTGAGGCGCTACAAGTCCATCGTCGAGGACGGCGGACTCGCCGCGCTCCAGCAGATGAGCGTGGGCGGCCGCCCTTCGGTGCTCGATCAGGCCGCGCTAGGCTGGATCGCGAGCGCCCTGCACGGCTCCGCTCGAGAGCACGGCTTTGCGAGCGATGCGTGGACCAACAGCCGCGTGCGCGAGTTGATCGGCCGCCAGTTCGGCGTGCATTATTCGCGCGTCTACACCTGGCAGATCGTCTCGAACCTCGGCCTCGGCCACCGGCTGTCGAAATCCGCGCGCTGA
- a CDS encoding DUF2964 family protein — MFDRLHRFMEGAGPERRHRVWSKMRIFVAAMGTLGSAAGIAIAVVGLLNFDHQKVITGVAVIIVCTAIYVTILVRDRNRVD, encoded by the coding sequence ATGTTTGATCGACTGCATCGATTTATGGAAGGCGCAGGTCCCGAGCGGCGCCATCGCGTCTGGAGCAAGATGCGCATTTTCGTGGCGGCAATGGGCACGCTCGGCTCTGCCGCCGGCATCGCCATCGCGGTGGTCGGCCTCCTCAACTTCGACCACCAGAAGGTGATTACCGGCGTGGCCGTCATCATCGTCTGCACGGCGATCTACGTCACGATCCTCGTGCGCGACCGCAATCGCGTGGACTAG